In Zea mays cultivar B73 chromosome 7, Zm-B73-REFERENCE-NAM-5.0, whole genome shotgun sequence, the following proteins share a genomic window:
- the LOC109940949 gene encoding uncharacterized protein, protein MAPRYVPINSTLRLACCCAHFNSSKLEMSRRGKYAKQRKGPLTGTAFDPLPLPSGVPVPMCFCGDPCKVDKSEDHDTYRQRYWMCANFAFEPTVVQRRMNLMTPPPLCDFEQWIDTEISEKDKKWLENLQKWDAEDKERMKKRREELAAEQQREDEEKMRRVAECREDKEKKLERARRAKEAMEENPDAFRKGKWPRCTQ, encoded by the exons atggcgccgaggtacgttccTATAAATAGTACCCTACGTCTGGCTTGTTGCTGTGCTCATTTCAATTCTTCTAAACTAGAGATGTCTAGGCGTGGTAAATATGCTAAACAAAG GAAGGGTCCTTTGACCGGAACTGCCTTCGACCCGCTGCCTTTGCCAAGTGGTGTTCCAGTGCCTATGTgtttttgtggtgatccttgtaaggTCGATAAGTCTGAAGATCATGACACCTATCGACAGAggtattggatgtgtgctaactttGCATTTGAGCCAACTGTTGTTCAACGTCGGATGAATTTAATG ACTCCTCCACCGCTATGTGATTTTGAGCAGTGGATTGACACCGAAATATCAGAGAAAGATAAGAAGTGGCTGGAGAATCTTCAAAAGTGGGATGCAGAGGACAAAGAGAGGATGAAAAAAAGACGAGAGGAGCTTGCTGCCGAGCAACAACGTGAAGACGAAGAGAAAATGAGGCGTGTTGCTGAATGCAGGGAAGATAAGGAGAAGAAGCTTGAGCGTGCACGTCGTGcaaaggaagcaatggaggagaaCCCTGATGCATTTCGCAAAGGCAAATGGCCCCGTTGTACTCAGTAG
- the LOC100273543 gene encoding Folate-biopterin transporter 1, chloroplastic-like encodes MASVGWAARDAYDEEAAVRRPLELEGRGVAASSSDHRPGGNVMPRYQVGSTKGDSSSRRHSEEWRQPSTDDVRMSKPGSRYFTAFGVDLSPDNMAVAIVYFVQGVLGLARLAVSFYLKDDLHLDPAETAVVSGFSSLPWLIKPLYGFISDSIPLFGYRRRSYLFLSGLLGALSWSLMATVVSSKYSAAFSILLGSLSVAFSDVVVDSMVVERARGESQSTSGSLQSLCWGSSAFGGIVSAYFSGSLVDTYGVRFVFGVTAFLPLMTSAVAVLVNEHGIPSGEHNTFLSGSGFVESSKQHVRQLWASVKQPNILLPTLFIFLWQATPQSDSAMFFFITNKLGFTPEFLGRVKLVTSFASLLGVGLYNYFLKEVALRKIFLVTTIIGSALGMTQVLLVTGLNRQLGISDEWFSIGDSLIITVLGQASFMPVLVLAAKLCPPGMEATLFATLMSISNAGSVTGGLVGAGLTRIFGVTRDTFGNLPLLIVVCNLSSLLPLPLLGLLPEGSGDTDNGETKNN; translated from the exons ATGGCCTCCGTGGGGTGGGCTGCACGCGACGCGTACGACGAGGAGGCCGCAGTCCGCCGCCCTCTCGAGCTCGAGGGCCGTGGCGTCGCCGCATCGTCCTCCGACCACCGGCCCGGCG GGAATGTCATGCCTAGGTATCAAGTGGGCTCGACAAAGGGTGATTCAAGTAGTAGACGACACTCTGAGGAGTGGCGGCAACCTAGCACAGATGATGTGCGCATGAGCAAGCCGGGGTCGAGATATTTCACGGCGTTTGGGGTGGATCTGTCCCCTGATAATATGGCAGTTGCCATTGTATATTTTGTGCAAGGGGTTTTAGGTCTTGCACGGCTTGCTGTGAGCTTTTACTTGAAAGATGATCTTCATCTAGATCCAGCTGAG ACTGCAGTGGTATCTGGTTTCTCGTCCTTGCCGTGGCTGATCAAGCCCCTCTATGGCTTTATCAG TGATTCCATTCCACTCTTTGGATATCGAAGAAGGTCATATCTTTTTCTGTCAGGGTTACTTGGAGCACTTTCATGGAGCTTAATGGCCACAGTAGTGAGCAGTAAATACAGCGCAGCATTCTCTATTCTTCTTGGCTCACTTTCTGTTGCCTTCTCAGATGTT GTAGTGGATTCTATGGTTGTTGAGAGAGCCCGTGGAGAATCTCAAAGTACATCTGGATCACTCCAGTCACTCTGTTGGGGATCTTCTGCCTTTGGAGGAATTGTGAGTGCTTATTTCAGTGGTTCACTTGTGGATACTTATGGAGTAAG ATTTGTCTTTGGTGTTACAGCGTTTTTACCCCTGATGACATCTGCTGTTGCAGTTCTTGTAAATGAACATGGCATTCCTTCTGGAGAACACAATACCTTTCTCTCTGGTTCCGGATTTGTTGAGAGCTCtaagcagcatgtcaggcagcttTGGGCTTCAGTAAAGCAACCTAACATTTTGTTGCCGACCTTGTTTATATTTCTTTGGCAAGCAACACCGCAGTCAGATTCTGCTATGTTTTTCTTCAT CACAAATAAGCTTGGATTCACTCCGGAGTTTCTAGGGCGCGTGAAGCTTGTAACCTCTTTTGCATCCCTGCTTGGTGTTGGGCTCTACAACTATTTTCTGAAGGAAGTTGCTCTGAGGAAGATTTTTCTTGTGACAACCATTATAGGTTCAGCTCTTGGGATGACACAG GTGCTTCTTGTAACTGGGCTAAATCGGCAGCTTGGGATCAGCGATGAGTGGTTTTCTATTGGTGATTCATTAATCATCACAGTCCTTGGTCAG GCATCGTTTATGCCAGTCTTGGTGTTAGCTGCAAAGTTGTGCCCTCCAGGAATGGAAGCCACTTTATTTGCAACTTTGATGTCCATTTCTAATGCTGGAAGTGTTACTGGTGGTCTGGTTGGTGCTGGTCTAACTCGGATATTTGGGGTCACTAGGGATACCTTTGGGAACCTACCTCTGTTGATTGTCGTCTGCAATCTTAGTTCATTGCTGCCCTTACCTCTTTTAGGTCTCCTTCCAGAGGGATCAGGTGACACCGATAACGGAGAAACAAAAAATAACTGA
- the LOC100193460 gene encoding uncharacterized protein LOC100193460 yields MRSSSHCESYCAPPLCYLPCLPKSKDVAVGDPESGSPSPAAVAEDKPPVVQKIEESVAATGGDGVGDGDKCYREVAVAPKSCLKRANCEDSSKNAVKGNVKWKDLLGKDLTLTQVKEFEPSESGDSDDEEYAGACACVIQ; encoded by the exons ATGAGGAGCTCTTCCCACTGTGAGAGCTACTGCGCTCCTCCCCTGTGCTACCTCCCCTGCCTCCCCAAATCCAAAGACGTTGCAGTCGGTGACCCGGAGTCCGGGTCCCCGAGCCCTGCCGCTGTCGCCGAGGACAAGCCGCCCGTGGTCCAGAAGATCGAGGAATCTGTGGCGGCAACCGGCGGCGATGGCGTCGGTGATGGTGACAAGTGCTATCGGGAGGTGGCGGTGGCTCCCAAGAGTTGCTTGAAGAGGGCTAATTGCGAGGACAGCAGTAAGAATGCGGTGAAAGGCAATGTGAAGTGGAAGGATTTGCTGGGGAAGGATCTCACGCTCACGCAGGTCAAGGAATTCGAGCCAAG CGAATCTGGAGACTCAGACGACGAAGAGTACGCTGGCGCCTGCGCCTGCGTAATCCAATGA